TTTTGTGTCCTGCCCCCCTGGTCATACTTGGGCTCAGGCACAGTCTTAAGAACGCGGTGCTTGGAATGTCCGTGGCATCGCTGGTCTCGGTGCTTTTCCTTGGCATTCAGGGGGGGCTTTTCTTCTTCCTGGGGTTCGGGGTTCTTGGGGTAGGGTTGGGAGCTTTAGCTAGGAGCAGGGAGAGAGGAGTTGAGATCCTGTTTTACGGGGTCTTGATATCCCTGGTCAGCAAGTTGGCCCTCGTGGCGGTGATGGTTAAGCTCACCGGCGTGAACCCCTTTTCCTTTGGGGATCCTGCTCAGATGGAGGCGGTGGTGGATCGGGTGTTCCGGTTCTACGCCAGCCACGGAATGGATCCGAAGTCCCTTGAACAGGTGAAGGCACAGTTGATGCAGACCTTCCGCATGTTGCCGGACATGTTCCCAGCCCTTATAACCATGGCCTCTGCGTTGGATACTTACCTTTCCTACACGGTGACCCGTGCGCTGTCCCTAAGGGTTTCCATGGGGTCGTTGCCTGCCTTGCCCAAGTTCTCCCGATGGCGGTTCCCCAAGAGCGTCCTTTGGGCCTTTCTCTTTTCGGTGGTGTTGTCCGTGGCGGCTGGGCCCGAGGGTCGTGGGGTACTGGCCCAGGGAGCTTTAAACCTTCGGATCGTACTTCAGATGCTGTTCTTCCTTCAGGGGGCGGCGGTTATGTGGTATTTTTTAGAGCGGCGCGGGGTGTCCAGGGGTTTCAGGTTTTTGTTGGCCGCGTTGTTGGTGTTGGTGCCCTTTTTGTCCGGCGGTGCCATAATGGTTGGGCTTCTGGACATATGGTGGGATTTTAGGACCCGTTTTGGAGGTGATGTGGCTTGAAGGTGGTTCTCAAGGAGGACGTGAGCAAGCTGGGACGGAAGGGCGATTTGGTGGAGGTGTCCGACGGGTACTTCCGCAACTTTCTTTTGCCCCGTGGGTTGGCGGAGGAGGCCACTCCCGGCAAGCTCAAGGAGATAGAGGAGAAGCGCAGGAGCAACGCCGCCCGGGAGGCGAAGCTCATGGCTCAGGCCAAGGAGAACGCCGCGGTTTTGGGAGGAAAGCGGGTGGTGGTTAAGGCCTCCGCTGGTGAGTCCGGCAAGCTCTTTGGCGCGGTGACCGCTCAGCAGGTGGCGGATGCCATAGAGGCCCAGCACGGGGTGAAGGTGGACAAGAGAGACGTCAAGATGGATCAGGTCAAGCAGATCGGGGAGTACCGCTTCAAGGTGAGGCTTTACCAAGGGGTAGAAGCGGAGATGTTCCTTTCGGTGGAGGCCTAGGGCTTTGGCGGAGCCCTCTTTCGATAGGATTCCGCCCCACAACCTGGAGGCAGAGCGGGCCGCTTTGGGGGCCTGTCTTTTGGACCGGGAGGCCATGTTGGCGGTTACGGAGACTTTAAACCCCCAGGATTTTTACGACCATCGGCATAGGCTCATATTTGAGCTCATCCAGGACATGGCCCGGAAGGACAAGCCGGTGGACGCCCTTACCTTTTTGGACGAAGCTCAAGGCAAGGGGCTTTTGGAGAGGATGGGAGGGCGGGCGTTCGTGGCTGCCCTGGCTGACTCGGTGACCACCACCGCCAACGCGGAGTACCACGCCCGCATGGTGAAGGATAAGGCGGTGCACCGTCGCCTTATTCAGGTGGGGAGTGAGATAACCCGGCTGGGTTATCAGGAGGACCGGGAAAAGGAAGAGATCCTGGATGAGGCGGAGCGCCTGGTCTTTGAGATAGGCACCGGTGCCTCGGGGGTATCCTTTAAACCCTTAAGGTCCGTGCTGGGAGAGACCTTCCGTCAGATAGAGGAGCGATTTAACTCCGGCAGTCTGGTCACCGGGGTTCCCACCGGTTTTGATGACTTTGACCGCCTTACCGGTGGCCTCCAGCCGGGTAGTTTGAACATCCTGGCCGCCAGGCCATCCATGGGGAAGACCGCCTTTGCGCTGAACATAGCTCAGAACGCGGCGATTCGGGCAGGAATGCCGGTGGTCGTATTCAGCCTGGAGATGGGGGCGGAGCAGTTGGTCCAGCGGTTGCTGGGTGCCGAGGCGGGGGTGAACATCCACGACTTGAGGACCGGTCGTTTCCCCGAGAGTTCCTGGGAGAAGCTGGCCAGGGCGGCGGGGATGTTGAGCGAGGCCCCCTTGTTCATAGACGACAGTTCCATGTTGTCCACCTTGGAGATGCGGGCCCGCTGCAGGCGTTTCAAGGCCCGTTATGGGGACTTGGGGCTGGTGGTGGTAGACTATCTTCAGCTTATGAGCCTGCCGGGCCGGGCGGACAACAAGCAGCAGGAAGTGGCGGAGATATCCAGGGCTTTGAAGGGGATAGCCCGGGAGTTCAACGTGCCGGTTTTGGCCCTTTCGCAGCTCTCCCGGGCGGTGGAGCTGCGTAACGACAAGCGGCCCCAGCTGTCGGATCTAAGGGACAGCGGCGCCATAGAGCAGGATGCGGATCTGGTGATATTGCTGTACCGCCCGGGTTATTACGACCGGGATCAGGCGGATACCAACATACAGGCGGAGGCCATCGTGGCCAAGCACAGGAACGGCCCCACCGGGAAGGTGGATTTGGTGTTCCTGAAGGAGTTTGCCAAGTTTGAGAGCCTAGAGAGGCGGTACAGTTAAGGGCGGCGGTTCCCGCCCTTGGCTTTATAAGCTAGGCGCCCCAGGAGGCGTAAAAGGAGGGTCTTCCCTTGGCGGTGGACAAGATGTGGGATGTTCTGCGATTTCTTAGGACCCCCCAGAAGGAGGAGGAGCCCCAAAGGGCCGAGGAATCCTCGCTGCCCCCGGAGGAGGCTAAGCATCGTATAGATTCCAAGCTGGAGGAGGCCCTTAAAGCGGCGGAAGAGATGGTGGACCTTTACTCCGCGGCCTCCGGTGGAGGCGCTGCGGGGCAGGGGGGGGCTGGTGTGGCCAGGCCTTTACCGGATGCCCCTGTCAGCCCTGCGGAGGAGGGGGTATTGCTGCCCCCTCCCGATGAGGCCCAGTCTTTCCCATTGCCCCCGGTGGGGGTGCCCTCCGAGGGGCTTGAGATGATACCCGTTGACCGGGTAAGGCCGAATCCATATCAGCCCCGGCTGTTGCTGGACGAGGAGGAGATAAGGGAGCTTGCGGACTCCATCCGGCAGGTGGGGGTTCTTCAGCCCCTGCTGGTCCGTCCCGTGGCGGATGGTTACGAGCTGGTGGCGGGTGAGCGTAGGCTTCGGGCCGCCAGGGAGGCGGGGCTGGAGAGGGTCCCGGCGTTGATAGTGGAGGTGGACCCCCACTCTCAGCAGCTGCTGGCCTTGGTGGAGAACCTCCAGCGGAAGAACCTGTCCGCGGTGGAGGAGGCCCGGTGTCTTCAGGACCTTTTGGAGAAGACCGGCTGGAGCCAGGGGGAGCTTGCCCGTCGTCTTGGCAGGTCCCAGGCGGCGGTGGCCAACAAGATAAGGCTTCTCAAGCTGGATCCGGAGGTGCAGGAGCTGGTGGTGTCCGGCCGTTTGAGCGAGCGTCACGCCAGGTCTTTGCTTGCGGTGCCCCTGGAGGAGCAGAGGGAGCTGGCCTACCGGGTGATAGAAGAGGAGCTGAACGTTCGAGATCTTGAGCGGGTAGTGGCCCTTAAGACCGGTGGGGAGCAGCGGTCTCAGAAGAAGCGCTCTGCCCAGCGGGATGAGCAGGAGTCCCAGGCTGCGGCGGGGCCTGCCGGCGAGCTGCTGAGGGAGGTGGCGGCGCTGGTGAGCAAGCATAGAAACCGAGGTCTTCCCGCCCAGTGGCAGGTCAAGGAGCTTGCCCAGAGCGTAATGGTGGTGGAGATAGTTGTGGACATGAAGGAGGCAATGCTTGATGACTCCAAGGGGTAGCGTCCCTGGTGGGGCTAAGGGTGTAGGCGATGGGGGGGGTAAACTGCCTGGGGATGCCGGCGGTATCGTGCCCCGTAAACTCTTTTTGCTGATGGGAGGAATAACCCTAGGCCTTCCCAACCTGGTCTTTTCGGGGTTCCTTTTCTACGACCCCCTTCACCTGCTTAAGTGGATGGTGACCATGGTGCCGGTGGCTGTGCTCTCTGTGGCGGCGGGTTGGACCGTTTTAAGGCGGGGGCCTGAGAAATCCCGCTTCATGGTGGACACGTTGGGTTGCATGTGGCTTTTGATCATCCTTTGGGCGTCGGTTCAGCCGTTGTTTGGGGACCTCAAGTCGCTGCCCACCTTCATCCGGGAGTGGTTTGCCCTGGGGGGCCTTGTGGCGTTCTACTTCGTGGCCTACAACGCCTTCGGCGGCGAAGAGGACCTTAGGGTTTTCCTGTGGCTTGCCATGGTGAACTGCGCTTTGAACGTAGCGTTCGCCGAGGTCCAGACCCGTTTGGACAAGATCCCGTTTCCGTTCATCCTGAACGCTCCGGGCAACTACGTGGGAAACACCGCTCAGCAGGAGATGTTTGGCCTTTGGGCCGCCATGGCGTGTTTTTGCGGCGTTTACCTTCACTTGTCGTATTCCGAAAGGCCCCCACGGGGCAGGTGGATGGAGCCTTTGAACCTGGCGCTTCTTGCGGTTAATGGGTGGGGCTTTTGGAACTCCACCGCCAGGGGGGGGATAGTGTCCTTTGTGGTGGGTCTTGTGGTGCTTGCTTTGCTGGTGGCAAGGAACTTCCCTTCCAAGCGGGTGGTCCTTTCTCGAAGGATGGCCGCGGGGGTTTTGGTGATGGGGCTCATGCTGGCCGCCACCATTGGGGCGGGGCATCTAGGGTTGAGCCGTTCCGCGGCGCTTTTGAGCAAGGCGGCGGACGTGGTGGAGAACCCCACCACCGTGGGGGGGCGCATAGGGATATGGCGGAGCAGCTGGGAGGTATTCAAGTTCCATCCCATTAAGGGTGTGGGGTTGGGGCAGTTTAAACTGCACTACCTGGCGGGGCAGAGGCTTATGTTCGATCGTCATCCCGACGGGCTTTGGCAGTACACCCTTTGGGCCCACAACGAATATCTTCAGTGGCTGGCGGAGTTTGGGGTCATAGGAGCGGTCCTCCTGGGGTTGGCCATGGTTTGGTGGCTTAAGGGGTTCCTTTTGGCGGTCTTAAGGGGCGTTGAGGTGCCCTTGTATTGCGCCTGGGCCTGCGGGATGGCCTTCATCGTGGCCGCCGACGCGGTGTTCAGCCGTCCCTTCCACCGGGTTGAGAACGTGGTTTGGCTTGCCTTTGCCCTGGCGGTTTCCGCCAGGTCGTTGTTGCCCAGGGAATCTTGGTTTAACGGCATAAGGAACCAGTGGGTTACTAGGGCCTTTGGGGGGGCTTGGATGGCGGTGGCGCTGCTGGGGCTCATGTACCTGGCGGACGGCTACGTGGGGGATAGGATGCTCTTGACCGCCAGCAGGGTGCAGGATCCCGACGCCAAGCTTATATACGTCAACAAGGCGGCAAGCCACATCATGACCCGCGAGGAGGCGGAGGAGCAGAGGGGCTACTACTTTTTGGCCTTAGGGCGCTATCTCAAGGACCCGGTGGTGTTTCGCAAGGGGGCGGACATACTGTACCAGGCGTTCGGCCATAAACCGGACACCAAGAAGCTGTTCGAGCTTATAAACGCCTACGGCATGCTTAGGGACAAGGAGAAGGTGCTGGAGTTGGTTTATTACCTAAAGCCCGGCACCTACCGGCTGCACTTCTAGGTGCATAGGAAGCCGCAAATCCTTTTTGATGAAGGGGTCTCTGATTTGAGGCCCCTTCGGTTTTTTTATGTCCCGTTTTGTGGTAATTTGGGTGCCGTAAGAGATCGCGGCCTTTCGTTGGGGGTATAGATGTGTCCTTTTGGCAGGATATAGGTGAGCTGAACTGGCAGCTTATATTGGCTTTGGTGCTCATAAGCGCCGTTGTGGCCTACGTGGGGGACGTGCTTGGCATGCGGGTGGGGAAGAGGAGGGTGTCCCTGTTCGGGTTAAGGCCCAGGCACACGTCGTCGGTTATAACCACCGTGACCGGCGTGCTGATAACCTTAAGCACCTTGGTGGTTCTTGGCTTTGCGTCATCCACGGTTCGAAGCGCCCTTTTGGGGATGAAGATAATAAACCGTCAGATGCAGGAACTTAACGTCAAGCTTGAGGATAGCCGCCGGGAGCTTTCCGAGTCCCAGGGCAGGCTTTTTGAGAGCCACGAGGCGATGGAGTTGATGGAGGCCCGTCTTAAGGAGATGGAGGCCCGCCTTGGCGCCGCTTCGGGGGAGCTTGAGGCGGTAAGGCGAAAGTACCAGGGGCTTCTTGCAAAGACATCTGAGCTGGAGGGTAAGAGATCCCAGCTGGAGGAGCAGCTTAAGGAGCTCAGCTCCCAGCGGGACCGGTTGGCGGCGGAGGTGGCGGATCTCAAGGCAAAGAGGGATGCTTTGGAGAAGGAACTGCAGCAGATGAGGTCCGGCCGCATAATGGTGTTTGCCGGGGAGTTGTTGCACCAGGTCTCTTGGAATGGGACCGGCGATCCCATGGAGGCGGTTTTGGCCCTTTTGAACCGGGCGCGGGCCAGTCTTGCCCTTAGGTTTGGCCTTAGGCCAGAGGCCGTGGCATTAAGGCTGGATCCGCAGGAGGAAGCCAAGGCCCTTGCGGCCCTGAAGGAGGGGGCGGGGAGGAAGGTTTTAAGGCTTTTCGCCTCCTCCAACGCCACCATGGGGGAGACGCTGGACTGTTCCATTAAGGTCTACAGGAGCGTTTTGGTGGTTAGAGACGGTGAGGTCCTGGCGGCCGAGCGGTTCAAGGGGGCCTTGAATCCCTCTGATGCGGAGCGGGTGTTGTACGGCATCCTTAAAGAGGTAAACCAGAGGGTGGTAAGCCGCGGCTTGCTCAAGGATCCTTTGAGCGGTAACGTCGGAGGGGTTACGGCGGCGGAGTTCTTCGACGCGGTGGAGCGGATGTCCAGCGGGGACGGGCCTTTTGAGGTGAAGGTGGTGGCCAAGGGGGACGCCTATACGGAGGGGCCCCTTGAGGTGACCATAAGGGTGGAAAGGTGACTTTTGGGGGTGTTCCAAGTGCTCATAGTTGAGTGTCAGAACTGCGGACAGGTCAGGGTTTTGGCGGGTTCTTCGGATCCCTCCGGGATGGTCAAGGTGGCCTTTACCTGTGGTTCCTGCGGGGCTGGGCAGGTGCTTCAGCTCAACGTGTCGTCCAGCGCGGAGGGAAGGGATCTTAGGGGTATGGTGCTTGGCATGGCCATTGCGGGTCCTAGGACCGCGTGATCTAGCGGGAGGGTTGATTTTTGACCGTCCTTGGGGACTATGTGACCTACGACAGCAAGGAGTCGGTGAGGCCCGAGGAGCTTCAGGAGCTTTACCGGTTCACCCACTGGGGGAAGAGCAGGACCTTGGAGCAGATAGACCGGATGCTCCAGGGTACCAGCATGTGTTTCTCCATGAGGTACAAGGGCAGGTTGGTGGCCTTTTGCCGCTTCATAACCGACTTCGTGTTCAGGGGTACCATATGGGATATACTGGTTCACCCGGATCACCAGGGCAAGGGGGTTGGGAGCGCCCTGTTGGACTACGTTTTGGAGCATCCGGTGGTGAGCCCCATCCCGCTCATCATAACGTACAGCAGCGATTTGTCGTCCTTTCTTACCAGGAAGGGTTTTGAGCGCCGGGACGGGGCGGTGGTTTTGATAAAGAGGCCAATAGAGTATACTTGATTTTAGTATTGGGCCTTGGTGGCCAGGGAGTTTTGTGGTATAACCCCATCGTCCCCTTTAATTGGAGGGGGTAATAAATCTTGGAGGTGTGTTTGTTGAGCAAAGAGAGGTTCCTTTTCACGTCCGAGTCGGTGACGGAGGGGCACCCCGACAAACTCGCGGACCAGATCTCCGACGGCATATT
This sequence is a window from Thermanaerothrix sp.. Protein-coding genes within it:
- a CDS encoding YybS family protein, which encodes MTPIRSLVESALLSALGAALFLASNFIPVAGAFLTLLCPAPLVILGLRHSLKNAVLGMSVASLVSVLFLGIQGGLFFFLGFGVLGVGLGALARSRERGVEILFYGVLISLVSKLALVAVMVKLTGVNPFSFGDPAQMEAVVDRVFRFYASHGMDPKSLEQVKAQLMQTFRMLPDMFPALITMASALDTYLSYTVTRALSLRVSMGSLPALPKFSRWRFPKSVLWAFLFSVVLSVAAGPEGRGVLAQGALNLRIVLQMLFFLQGAAVMWYFLERRGVSRGFRFLLAALLVLVPFLSGGAIMVGLLDIWWDFRTRFGGDVA
- the rplI gene encoding 50S ribosomal protein L9 — its product is MVLKEDVSKLGRKGDLVEVSDGYFRNFLLPRGLAEEATPGKLKEIEEKRRSNAAREAKLMAQAKENAAVLGGKRVVVKASAGESGKLFGAVTAQQVADAIEAQHGVKVDKRDVKMDQVKQIGEYRFKVRLYQGVEAEMFLSVEA
- the dnaB gene encoding replicative DNA helicase — translated: MAEPSFDRIPPHNLEAERAALGACLLDREAMLAVTETLNPQDFYDHRHRLIFELIQDMARKDKPVDALTFLDEAQGKGLLERMGGRAFVAALADSVTTTANAEYHARMVKDKAVHRRLIQVGSEITRLGYQEDREKEEILDEAERLVFEIGTGASGVSFKPLRSVLGETFRQIEERFNSGSLVTGVPTGFDDFDRLTGGLQPGSLNILAARPSMGKTAFALNIAQNAAIRAGMPVVVFSLEMGAEQLVQRLLGAEAGVNIHDLRTGRFPESSWEKLARAAGMLSEAPLFIDDSSMLSTLEMRARCRRFKARYGDLGLVVVDYLQLMSLPGRADNKQQEVAEISRALKGIAREFNVPVLALSQLSRAVELRNDKRPQLSDLRDSGAIEQDADLVILLYRPGYYDRDQADTNIQAEAIVAKHRNGPTGKVDLVFLKEFAKFESLERRYS
- a CDS encoding ParB/RepB/Spo0J family partition protein; translated protein: MDKMWDVLRFLRTPQKEEEPQRAEESSLPPEEAKHRIDSKLEEALKAAEEMVDLYSAASGGGAAGQGGAGVARPLPDAPVSPAEEGVLLPPPDEAQSFPLPPVGVPSEGLEMIPVDRVRPNPYQPRLLLDEEEIRELADSIRQVGVLQPLLVRPVADGYELVAGERRLRAAREAGLERVPALIVEVDPHSQQLLALVENLQRKNLSAVEEARCLQDLLEKTGWSQGELARRLGRSQAAVANKIRLLKLDPEVQELVVSGRLSERHARSLLAVPLEEQRELAYRVIEEELNVRDLERVVALKTGGEQRSQKKRSAQRDEQESQAAAGPAGELLREVAALVSKHRNRGLPAQWQVKELAQSVMVVEIVVDMKEAMLDDSKG
- a CDS encoding O-antigen ligase family protein, which encodes MTPRGSVPGGAKGVGDGGGKLPGDAGGIVPRKLFLLMGGITLGLPNLVFSGFLFYDPLHLLKWMVTMVPVAVLSVAAGWTVLRRGPEKSRFMVDTLGCMWLLIILWASVQPLFGDLKSLPTFIREWFALGGLVAFYFVAYNAFGGEEDLRVFLWLAMVNCALNVAFAEVQTRLDKIPFPFILNAPGNYVGNTAQQEMFGLWAAMACFCGVYLHLSYSERPPRGRWMEPLNLALLAVNGWGFWNSTARGGIVSFVVGLVVLALLVARNFPSKRVVLSRRMAAGVLVMGLMLAATIGAGHLGLSRSAALLSKAADVVENPTTVGGRIGIWRSSWEVFKFHPIKGVGLGQFKLHYLAGQRLMFDRHPDGLWQYTLWAHNEYLQWLAEFGVIGAVLLGLAMVWWLKGFLLAVLRGVEVPLYCAWACGMAFIVAADAVFSRPFHRVENVVWLAFALAVSARSLLPRESWFNGIRNQWVTRAFGGAWMAVALLGLMYLADGYVGDRMLLTASRVQDPDAKLIYVNKAASHIMTREEAEEQRGYYFLALGRYLKDPVVFRKGADILYQAFGHKPDTKKLFELINAYGMLRDKEKVLELVYYLKPGTYRLHF
- a CDS encoding DUF3084 domain-containing protein; translated protein: MSFWQDIGELNWQLILALVLISAVVAYVGDVLGMRVGKRRVSLFGLRPRHTSSVITTVTGVLITLSTLVVLGFASSTVRSALLGMKIINRQMQELNVKLEDSRRELSESQGRLFESHEAMELMEARLKEMEARLGAASGELEAVRRKYQGLLAKTSELEGKRSQLEEQLKELSSQRDRLAAEVADLKAKRDALEKELQQMRSGRIMVFAGELLHQVSWNGTGDPMEAVLALLNRARASLALRFGLRPEAVALRLDPQEEAKALAALKEGAGRKVLRLFASSNATMGETLDCSIKVYRSVLVVRDGEVLAAERFKGALNPSDAERVLYGILKEVNQRVVSRGLLKDPLSGNVGGVTAAEFFDAVERMSSGDGPFEVKVVAKGDAYTEGPLEVTIRVER
- a CDS encoding GNAT family N-acetyltransferase, which gives rise to MTVLGDYVTYDSKESVRPEELQELYRFTHWGKSRTLEQIDRMLQGTSMCFSMRYKGRLVAFCRFITDFVFRGTIWDILVHPDHQGKGVGSALLDYVLEHPVVSPIPLIITYSSDLSSFLTRKGFERRDGAVVLIKRPIEYT